In a single window of the Zea mays cultivar B73 chromosome 5, Zm-B73-REFERENCE-NAM-5.0, whole genome shotgun sequence genome:
- the LOC103628806 gene encoding uncharacterized protein, whose product MDRAPPRGAPRDAVGQRWLGVFAFQAALSTAASALYLTVFSSGRRHPLLGVPSGLLVALAPFLACAATGPLALAFLLSASPHPRPPPLPRRALATSLLAAAGALSVGAAAAMLPEDAGWAAVAGLGFRGAVLGTIFAAHYFVRRRWLLQFPVVQRPLFYGLKMGLLPSGNRALKLSIHAFLLFHFLVFFLPWQFRKGGSVGSQILTEISILIVTAGVSFCLEINYHFVQVAHTRRCSFAPPQSTAAAETNPTEFILETLEQSDPQSLIQYLAYQDLCVVSECNLEPWRRAAFFEESGETYRRIVTACLKPLEEFTSKIAEALEGFSSDQPELMLQQSRLFSAFDDSQICTWCARTLAGLTARSRKEDRYGVAQLTGCNAAVMTTLLSALVAIETCLGKKTNPQPVRSLGPENIRWTNLSTGRKGNGVAIASTQKSGLHKKAYIMADVLRTSVYHILSAFIDDLQANAKPSSLENWISEGRKPVYGSQAVLVQKLILFIEYRAV is encoded by the exons ATGGACCGTGCCCCACCGCGCGGCGCGCCCCGCGACGCCGTCGGTCAGCGGTGGCTCGGCGTATTCGCCTTCCAGGCCGCGCTCTCGACCGCCGCCTCGGCGCTCTACCTCACGGTGTTCTCGAGCGGCCGCCGCCACCCGCTCCTCGGCGTCCCCTCCGGCCTCCTCGTCGCGCTTGCTCCGTTCCTCGCCTGCGCTGCCACGGGGCCTCTCGCGCTCGCGTTCCTCCTCTCCGCGTCCCCGCACCCGCGGCCTCCCCCACTGCCGCGGCGCGCGCTAGCAACCTCCCTCCTCGCCGCGGCCGGCGCGCTCTCCGTGGGCGCCGCGGCGGCGATGCTACCCGAGGACGCCGGGTGGGCGGCCGTCGCTGGGCTCGGGTTCCGAGGCGCCGTGCTTGGGACCATCTTCGCCGCGCACTATTTTGTCCGTCGGAGGTGGTTGCTCCAGTTCCCCGTCGTGCAG CGACCTCTATTCTATGGATTAAAGATGGGTCTCCTACCATCTGGAAACAGGGCTCTAAAGTTATCAATCCATGCCTTCTTGCTTTTCCATTTCCTAGTTTTCTTTCTTCCCTGGCAATTCAGAAAGGGAGGTTCTGTTGGAAGCCAAATACTTACTGAAATCAGTATTTTAATAGTGACTGCTGGTGTTTCCTTCTGTTTGGAAATAAACTATCATTTTGTCCAG GTTGCACATACAAGGAGGTGCAGTTTCGCTCCACCTCAGAGCACTGCCGCTGCAGAGACAAATCCCACTGAATTTATTCTGGAAACTTTGGAACAAAGTGATCCACAATCATTGATACAATATCTTGCTTACCAAGATTTGTGTGTGGTATCTGAGTGTAACTTGGAACCGTGGCGCAGAGCTGCTTTCTTTGAGGAATCTGGTGAAACTTATAGAAGAATTGTGACAGCTTGTTTGAAGCCACTTGAGGAGTTTACTTCAAAAATTGCTGAAGCCCTTGAAGGTTTTTCTAGTGATCAGCCAGAATTGATGCTACAACAGTCCAGACTCTTTAGTGCATTTGATGATTCCCAG ATATGCACATGGTGTGCTAGGACACTGGCTGGATTAACTGCACGCTCACGCAAGGAGGATCGATATGGTGTTGCTCAACTGACTGGCTGCAATGCCGCTGTGATGACAACATTGCTGTCTGCCCTAGTAGCAATCGAGACATGTTTAGGAAAGAAAACAAACCCACAGCCTGTGCGCTCACTGGGACCTGAAAACATTAGGTGGACTAACCTCTCCACAGGACGAAAAGGCAATGGAGTTGCAATTGCAAGCACACAAAAAAGTGGCCTGCACAAGAAAGCTTATATCATGGCAGATGTTCTTCGGACTTCTGTTTATCATATACTTTCAGCATTCATTGATGACCTGCAAGCTAATGCAAAACCATCCAGCTTAGAGAACTGGATCAGTGAAGGGAGAAAGCCTGTATATGGTTCACAAGCCGTGTTGGTTCAGAAGTTGATTCTGTTTATTGAGTACCGAGCTGTATGA
- the LOC100192622 gene encoding uncharacterized protein LOC100192622 (The RefSeq protein has 1 substitution compared to this genomic sequence), with translation MPPVRRVRRLHPAASPYPTDRRAEAKSDHASDGAPPAPATLLPDDVLFAIFSHSSGAADVARCAATCRRWGSVVAARAAAICRALPVPPPPATFLPHLALGVFFPQHKNARAGARLRFVPTAAALSSSYSRRLLAGPITTGSAVVDLELDLDHARPVASRNGRVVLQLRRAGCLTLCVWNPSTGAVSVLPPLSGEDYPGTDYACAILTSEDLATGPLSTSPGFFRVLVVYERRRRSFTTLRCCSSDTGGWGAEAKKPGDKISGRVLRQLRPAVVLGGVAYWSMRRAAFGVRLDGGTSLSSPATMDVCSVPYQLKLLRLNDHMVGVSPEDGRMRFIVMGFFARKLLAIDLFTSRLRQASGDQIDDDGIMVNVQEIKLPRNCVPNNVKLRWFGEKSGTIIITAGETGSSTSDVFAFNLFTGSVEKLAQGVSNHECRNLYGYEVIPQHSLRP, from the coding sequence ATGCCGCCTGTTCGCCGAGTCCGCCGCTTGCATCCCGCCGCAAGCCCGTACCCCACCGACCGGCGCGCGGAAGCCAAATCTGATCACGCCAGTGACGGCGCGCCTCCGGCTCCAGCCACTCTTCTACCCGACGACGTCCTCTTCGCCATCTTCTCCCACTCCTCAGGCGCCGCCGACGTCGCGCGCTGCGCCGCGACGTGCCGCCGCTGGGGCAGCGTGGTggccgcccgcgccgccgccaTCTGCCGTGCCCTGCCGGTGCCGCCGCCGCCCGCCACGTTCCTTCCCCACCTCGCGCTCGGCGTCTTCTTCCCGCAGCACAAGAACGCTCGCGCGGGGGCGCGGCTGCGCTTCGTGCCCACGGCCGCGGCATTGTCCTCCAGCTACTCGCGGCGGCTCCTAGCAGGCCCGATCACCACCGGCAGCGCCGTCGTCGACTTGGAGTTGGACTTGGACCACGCCCGCCCCGTCGCGTCGCGCAACGGCCGCGTGGTCCTCCAGCTCCGGCGCGCCGGCTGCCTCACGCTCTGCGTGTGGAACCCCTCCACGGGGGCCGTGTCCGTGCTCCCGCCGCTCTCCGGCGAGGACTACCCCGGAACCGACTACGCGTGCGCGATCCTCACCAGCGAGGACCTCGCCACCGGGCCGCTGTCCACCTCGCCGGGCTTCTTCCGCGTTCTCGTCGTctacgagcgccgccgccgcagcTTCACCACGCTACGGTGCTACTCCTCCGACACCGGCGGCTGGGGCGCAGAGGCCAAGAAGCCCGGCGACAAGATCAGCGGCCGTGTGCTCCGGCAGCTCCGCCCGGCCGTCGTGCTCGGCGGCGTCGCCTACTGGTCCATGCGCCGTGCCGCGTTCGGCGTGCGGCTCGACGGTGGCACGTCGTTGTCGTCACCGGCGACGATGGACGTGTGCTCGGTGCCGTACCAGCTTAAGCTGTTAAGGCTGAACGACCACATGGTGGGCGTATCACCGGAGGACGGGAGAATGCGCTTCATTGTGATGGGCTTCTTCGCAAGGAAACTCCTTGCAATTGATTTATTTACCTCAAGGCTTCGTCAGGCCTCCGGTGATCAAATTGATGACGACGGCATCATGGTAAACGTACAGGAGATCAAATTGCCAAGGAATTGTGTACCCAATAACGTCAAGCTGCGGTGGTTCGGTGAGAAGAGTGGCACGATCATCATCACTGCCGGCGAAACCGGCAGCAGCACAAGTGACGTCTTCGCGTTTAACCTTTTTACCGGATCAGTGGAGAAGCTGGCCCAAGGTGTTAGCAACCATGAGTGCAGAAACCTGTACGGTTATGAGGTGATCCCGCAGCACTCCTTGCGTCCGTAG